The Euwallacea fornicatus isolate EFF26 chromosome 18, ASM4011564v1, whole genome shotgun sequence genome segment TAAAGATCCTATTGTATTTTTATCGTGGGTAACGCAAATGATTCGATAAAGCGCCCTAATTTCAAAcgtatctttaaaaatgtgcaatGTTAATGAAGCCAAAGGCAAAGCCCTTTCTTTATCACATAAATTGAATATAATTCGTAAATTACAAGACGGTTATGCAAGCGCTCAAACTTGTCAAGAGCATGGGCATTCCAAGTCTACGGTATCAACCATTCGGGCTCAAACGAACACATCTTTAGACGTCCAAACACACACAAGTTCAtcagtgaaaaaaattcacgAATCAGAAAGAAAAGATGTGGATGAGGCTTTGGTCAAATGGTCTTGATTAGAACGGAGTTAAAATGTTCCTGTTTCTCGTGTCGTcttgcaagaaaaaacaaaccaatttacAAGATTGTCCACTTCAATCCAGGAAGAAATAGTCAGCGCTTTGGAGGATTCTAGCTGCACAACAGGGCGGATTGAgcgccttaaaaaaaattcacaataaacaCAGTGGGAAAATTCATGGGGAAGCTGGCGATGTATCGATCGAAATAACCAAAAATTAGCTTACAGCAATATTGCCAGGTATGAAACAgttgtttgtatttttttttaaattaaacattacATTTTCATCTGTTTTATTGTATCTGGATTGCGACGACGGTATGCTGATAAGGATATTTTTAACGGTGACGAAATTGGCCTCTTCTACAAAATGCCACCCGATAGAACTCTTTAATTCAAAGGGGAAAAATGTTCTAGAGGAAATTTGTCAAAAGAAAGAATCACGGCTTGGGTATGTGCAAACATGGATAAATCGGAAAAGAAGAAGCTTCTTATaataacaaaatcaaaattgctCAGATGCTTTAAAAATCAACTTCGACTACCTGTAATTTATAAAGTTAACAAGAAATCATGGATAATGCCAGTTATTTTTATCGAACTCCTAAGAACCTAGAATGatctagaaaaaataaataaaagaaaattttcattacgaTTATAGTCGTCGATAACTGCCCTgcgcatttaaaaattgaaaatttacgaaGGATCGAATTGGTTTTCCTCCCCCCTAATGTCATTGTGACCTTGCAGCCAATGGACCATGGGGTAATAATTCGATGTGTAAAATAGAATTACTAGAGACAATTATTgttgaaatcaattttactGTTTAATACAATCTGGAGAAACGTGTCTCAAAAGACAATTTCCAACTGTTTTAAATACGCTGGGTTTAATGTTGAGGAAGGATATACACACGAAGATAAACTCTTTGTACAATGGATTTTAACACAAAACAAGGCGAAAGGCACAGAATTGCATTTAAGAGAATGGGCCAAAAACCAGCAcgtttttgaaagaaattaacttaaaagaATAGGACATGATTGATGAAAACGTGGAAATTACCGAATTTCCTAGTAATATGGACATGgttcaaataactgaaaatagtTCGAGTGATGAGAATGAAGTTAACCGGAACCATGAAGTTTTAATCTCCACAGTTCAAAAGGCTCTTTCTACTTTAAAAATCGCAGCATATTATATACAGATGACGTATCCcggaaattaagtttttaattgcgACAAATCTTttgcaaaagaaaataacCGAAAAGATAGTGAAAACCCATACGGTGCAGAGTCGAATTACGGACTTATTTTCTATGTAAacttcgattttatttaagaattattatttttttcttatctaGATAATATATACCTACttattacaagaaaaaattgttttttttggcatttgattgaaataaaaatcctGAATCAACAAGCTTTTTTCGTCTGTCGCCTAAAACGAACGACAGGCCAAGTCCCTTGATGAGCCTTTATAACCGAGTTCTGCTATATCTCTTTCGTATTTTACTTACTaatctaacctgaactattAAAGGTGTCACGCTTTGATTATATAAGCAAATGATAGTAATGACTGGGAAAATGTCTTATTCACATACATGAACATACTTTTGTCTCAACTCACACCCTGCCTAGATACTGTAGTTAAAATGAAGCCGATCTGTACATGTGTCCTCGGTATATTGCTTAATTTCCTTTTCGATAAACAATGTTATAAACAGTGGTGACTATATTTAGATtgtattcaaaataattagagCACGACGATCATTTTTCAGacgtcataaaaaattttcagaaaatttcccATTGCGCTCTATTAGTAgaacaaaatgtaaaaatctcCACTCGGTTCGCTTAGATATCCTTAATGGCCGTTGGACTATTGATTAATGAGCTAATAAAGCATCAAACATTATCTGAATCTGTTTtcccgcaaaaaaaaaatgaaatagatataaacaaaaaaaatccaacttACCGCAGTAATTTGGAGCACTAAACAACGTAACAAGTTGTCGTTTGGCGAAAAACTCGTAACCATCCTCCACCACTTGATGTGCCCGGCAGATCAAATCGAAGTCATGTTTGTGAAGGAATTTGCCAACAACTTCCGCTCCAAAAGTAAAACTGACACCTCTGTCATTCTCGCCCCAACCCATTTGATCCTTGTCTGGATCCGACCAGAGGAGATCGCAGAGCAAACCTTGATCGGGCACGTCCGTAGGACGCATTATTCTCCTGATCTGTTCCATTGATTGGAGGTCGGGACTTAAaccttcaaagtttaataCTTTACAAAACGCACGAGGTTAAATTGGAAACTTACCTCCGTGACAACAGAAAATCTTCTCGTCCACAATGGCAGCTACGGGAAGACAATTGAAGCAGTCTGTGAACGTCttccataattttatattgtacCTGAATAAGAGGAATATTTGCTTACATTTTTGCCCAACTAACAGCTGGCACAagtacgattttttaaaaaagtttttacctCCTTTTACATTCATCGTAAAATCCATAAATTCTATTAATGGAAGCACACTCATGGTTTCCTCGTAGGAGGAAAAAGTTCTCGGGATATTTGATTTTGTAGGCCAACAATAGGCAAATTGTCTCCAAAGATTGTTTTCCACGGTCCACGTAGTCGCCTGCAATAATCCGCGAAAGAAACCGCCTTAATTTACGTTTATATGGCAATTACTGttaaacataatatttatCATCTCCCATTTAACTTTCCAGTGTTATTTATAGATTTTGACAAGGGGTAAATTTACCATATTACATCAACCTTATTACGCATGGGATGATGGAAATCCAGCATGTACCAAGTACATATACAGTTTGAGAATTAAACTTGTGGAGTTACGTCAGAAATTTGTCGATCGTACTAACATAAATTAAGAGAATAAAACTGGAAAACAATGTCATAGATATGTCGCGagctgttaaaatatttgtcctCTTCTCTTgatttttgttccttcttctcTCTTCATATCTTGTCAATTCCTCAGATTTTCCTGGGCTTTCAAATCATAGCCCTATTTAACATAAACCAGTGCAGTGCCAGCTTAAATGTATAATATCTCTAATTGGAACAACCTaaaaaagtctcaaattaaagataaatccAATTTAGGACATGCGACCATTTAGAAAAATGAGCAGGACTGATAACGCTACTCCGCAAGTTTAAAACTCAAGCTACTGATAACTCCATAAGCCTGCTAGCATAAATTCAAATGCCTTATACACCACAAAGGCCGATATTGatggatattttcatttttagcgTAATAGAAATCAAGATAGTTAAACGGAGTGAAACTCATGAAGAAATACTCCGTACCTAAGAATAGATAGTTAGACTCTGGGGGAAATCCTCCATACTCAAATAGCCGCAGCAGGTCATAATATTGACCGTGGATGTCGCCtgcaaaaaaaagtaatgGTCATTTCACGGTCAAGGGAGAGTATATTGGAGCCTATGTAAGAATGTGATTTCTGCTTAGAAAAGCTATTTAAGGGGGAAATACATATAGAACgttaagtttttaaagaattttctctcaaaaattattgagtcatatgatttgcaattttatataGTTATTGTTGGCTATAATAACtacaaagtatttttttaaatacttattaagtgtaaaaaaatggcggcttaaaatttacatgtaaaaaaatctacgATTTACTGCGGAGATCACTATATTTATCTGTAACAGAAGcataaagaaatataattaattcatGAAAACATGTCCTTAACAGGTTCTCATATATGGACCAAATgttaatttgcatattttagtaAAGAGAAAGTGGGTGGTTGTATTCTTCCTGTCCAAACATTTCCACTAATTGCATGTTCCAATCGACCTAACGTTATAGCACTTTTAGCAAGAAGTAATACAGAAGAAAACCTGGAATCATcttcacaacttttttaaggATACTCTAGAGATATTTTCCTATCATTTTAATAGGGAAAAAATGCtaacacttttttttgtatatgtaTTTCCCCCCTTAAGAACATACCAATGATTCTCCACAAACTCAGCAAAAACGTATATTCTTCTGTTCAAAATACAGAATAAAATGctgcattttaaacaaatgtttttgagaaattgcattttttggtttcccagaaaattaaaacttattaaGACCTTCAAGTGACTCATGAAAAGATATATCAGAATATACTTAACTAACATATATTTAAAGGACTTTAAAATAGGcccattttcatatttttcttaaaggTATTTTATCTTTAATCATATTTGCCCAATTTTCCATACAATCAAAACAAGTATTCTTATAGATAACTATACTTATATACATGTTAATGTGattgaaattataaataaagatGGAGCTCAAAAACCAAAGCTTTCAGGGCATTTATCTTTAGAACCAATAAACAAACAGTTAAATATCTTAACATGTGCATTTCTAAAAACAGGGTAAAAACAAGGGTCTAAATCGCAGTTTTAATTGgctaaaaaccaattttttgtaGACCTCTAGACCATGTGCtctttaaaattatctatttattaaaaaagtttcattcAGCTTCATGATTGCTCATGAAAACTTTTCATAGGGAAGAAGTTTGGAATCAATGCAAATGAAAACATGATCACCTCTCATGTAAGGTTAGTGAACTAAGGTTAAGATGGTATTTTAAGAACGAATTTGGGATATGAAATTAGGGTTTAGGTTAAGCACACATTAGTCTCTAGGCAGACACCCATAGCATTTGTCCTGAAAAGGGACTGAACATGCCTTGGTACAAAATGAAAAGCTGTTAGTAAACATGCTTTGGGACATTCCATTGTTTGCAAGGTAGATAAAGAATTAAATTGAGCATAAATAGTCACAAAATGAAATAGTTTATTGaggaaattaagcaaaaaatagatgccattttaaaatgtGGACCAACTTCTCCATatgtaatatataaataaaaaggcatttttggaGAGAGTGACTGTAAAATCACTTTCTGCAGATCTATAAATACATCTGCTTTACCAGTCTTTTCTCTGGggatttttgaataataaaatcttaaattacTTTGACCTTTGCTGTATCAAAactgacataaaaaaaaaattaagaagaaaTACATGCAGAAATTAATGTAGAGGAagcaaaaactataaaatgaaaattagcaAGTAAATCTGATTTGTGGTTACTTcattaattgtaataaatgACAGGGCAGATGTGAATTTGAGAAAGACAAATGAACTGAACAACTTTGAGGACATGCAATTGATAGGGGATTAGCCCCttagatttttgaaaagtgactTCTAGTATGCAGTAATCTTTGGAAAGAGATAGAAAAAGTACCTTAACAGAAACAGATCAAAGATTTTGATGTTGGTGAATGgtgaaatgataaaaaatgaggGGTTGCCCAATTTGTTTACCCTTAATGTAGATACATTTGCTGAgcataaaaatcaataaaagaaTGCAATCTCCCATCCCTTTTTTTTAAGCTAGACGTTTCTGCAGTGTTTTGCAGGATGAAATACTATTGTTCCTTATGATATTAACCATTAGAAATTTGTGTTTGTATGCCCAAAAACAACAATCTATGAGCgatgaaatattcatattgTTATCATTACTCCATTAAACGGCTTTTACCTTCAATTGGTGCTTCTGTTTCTCACTTACCACATATTTTCAAAGGAGCCTCTAACTCCAATAAAATGGGTTGGCTAAGGAAGATTTCTCTGGATTTTAAGCATAAACCTCTGATCTCGTTTTCCGTAAGTTGGACATTCTTCCCGGGTCTGGCACCTCTCACTAAAAAACCACAATTCCTTGAACTTCACCCCTACATCTTCCACGACGAAAATATTCGGATTTTCTAGGCGTAAACCTCGGCCGCCATATTTTGTCAACATTAAAAAGCTTGACCTTCAGACATTTACCTTCCAATAACCGGGCTATAATCGAGTCAATATTCAGTTTATCGGCTTCGGCCATTGGGAATGATGTTCCTGGATATTTTCCGGGctatttttgaaaggaaattagGATGATTAATAAGatttttactgatttttttgtgGGAACCTGAAGTCCCAAACGTAAACAGCGAAATTTTTGTTAAGGAGAATGTCAGCTGTCATTTGTCACGAAGGAAAAACAATCGAGGTTGCCAACGTGGCCAATTCAAAATTGCCTGCCAATATTAAGAAGCGAGATGGGATTATTGAACTTGGAAGTTAATTGGGATAATGGAAGCAGGAGTTAACTCAAAATTgtaacaacaataaatatgAGCGTCCATTAATGTATTGTACGTTaggaaagaatttttttgttttgtgacTGTAACATTGGCTACACTAACTTGTCGAATCAAATCTGCCTCGTTGCCAATTTGCCAGGATATCTTgttgtaaaaattgaattaatttgcaattatgAGTTGTCGAGCTAAAACTTGGCTTAACCGATGAATTAAACCACTCTTGaacttattttgaattttttgtgcaaaaacTGTAAAGTTTCCTTaggatttattaaattgaggATGCAATAAGAAATGGCGAGTGATTTTGTTATTGGCAACATTGCCGAATTTTCAATAACGTGAAAACTAGAAATCTGTTTAGGACTTTGACAGGAAATGGCAGGAGCAGGATATGAGTCTAAGGTGACAGCTAAAAGGCAAAATGGTGTTGTAAACaagttgtttttcttttaacgttcaaataaaagtaaaattcaaacataaaaatatctaaaatgtcAGAATTAAGTGATAAATTCATAAACTTAGAAGCATGCGACGATATCTTCAAAgatataaagtattttattacTGGAGAAGTTCATGAGAAGGTAAGTTAATGCGGCTAACTGCCAAGATTAGAGTAAAGGGTTTCGATTTGCATTGCGTTTAGGAACCAttaatcatatttttccattaagagCAATAGCTGAACTTCATTGGTTTTTGagtatttattaatacaaattattagtATACACAACGAAAGTCATTCAAGTGCGGTGTGGAAATTGAAActctttctatttttccagGTTGAAGAGTTGTTGAAGTCGGGCGGCGCAGAACGTCAAAACTACTTCTCCGAATATGTAACGCATTTAATTGTGGGCAACAATCCTGAAGAGAATGATGTTGCTGATGCAAATGATGTCTATGAAATTCCTGCAGTAACCCCCAAGTGGATTATCATGTGTGCTGCACTTAAAAGGCGCCTTAATCTTGAGCCCTATCTCTTCACTACTGAATCAAAACTTTTCACTGGCTTTTCcttttgtttctcaaatataAGAGAGGACAGAAATACTCTCTGGGGCCTCATAACTTTTAATGGAGGGAGtgtacatttaaaattatcgcgattttgcaattttttaatcactGGAGTAACTAATAGccttaaatatgaaaaagccTACTCACTTGGTGCTGAGCGcataaaaattgtaacacCTGACTGGATTTTAGAAGCTGTAAAAACTAGATCTCTTCCAGACCCTGCACTCTTTCATCCAAAATTGATAAACTGGCCCAAACCAGTTAAACCACCAGAGCCAACTACTGTGATTACTGGGTTTGAGCCTGAAACATTAGAAAATGGCAGGAAGGTTGAAGAAAAGGTTTTGCCTGATACAACCCAAGCATTACTCGAAAAATTAAAGCAGCGCATGCCTTGGAATCAACCACCCCCTACTTCAAGTCCCTCAGAAGTATCCAGCAGTGAAACTGTAGGCCCTCCTAATGTAGTTGCTCCAAGTTTTCTAAGCAAAGTTCATGCTAGTCAGAGGGAGCCAGTATTTAAATCACCAGTATCACAAACTCCTCCTACTCATTCCATGTCAGTTCCTTCAAGTTTTGTGTCTGCAGGTACTCAACCACCAAGTCATGTTGCTAGATCTACAATCCACCACCCTCCCAATAATCAGCAAAACCATCAATTGTCACAACAGTCAAACGTCCAAAATAGCCCTCTTAATATCAGCCGTTTACTAGGACAAGCTCAAGTTAATAAACCTAACAGTTTACAGCAATTGCGAGGGCAATTAAATACTTCCCAGATCCATCATCAGTTGTTGCAACAGCGTATTCAGCAACAAAACATAATCCAGCGGACTTCTTCGGGGCAGGTCAATATAAACCAACAATTGTTGCATCGACACCTAAGTCAAGGACAACTCATAAACCAACAAAACATAATGAACCAACAAAATATAATGAACCAAAATCAAGGTTTAAATCAAATGGGACAAAACCATGTGGGCCAAATTGATTCTCAGAATCAAGATTTAGTTCAACAAAGTCAGAGCAATACTCCATTTAGTCAGTCTATGGTTCATACTAGTCAAGCAAACCAACAGGTTGATGCCAATCACCAAAGAAATCAGATTGAACACTCTCCAAGCCGCAGTCAGGTGATGTCTCCTCAACATAATCAAAGTCCGCTTTTAAGCCCTCACCATCAGCAGCAACAGATTCAGAACCAACATTTGAATCATCAGCAGCAACAGCAAATGTCGGTAAATCAGTTACAACAACAGCAACAAAATCAATTGCTTCAGCAGCAGACCACTCAACTTTTAAACCAGCATCAAATTCAACTAAGCCAACACCAAGTACGGGCTAATCAGCTACTAAATCAACagcaaaatcaaaatcaattgaGCTTGCAGCAAGAGAGGGTCAACCAGCTTTTGGGACAACAAACTCAGAACCAAATTCTGCAAGGGAATCAGCAGTTACAGCAGGCTCATGATGATTTACAGAACCAATTACTTAGCCCACCTCAGAGCCAACAGCAAATGATGCAGCAAGGCCAACAAAACCAACAGTTGATCCACAATCAGATGAATCAGCATGTGATGCAACAAAATAATCAGTTAATGCAGCAAAACCAGTCTAATCAAGACTTGATGCAACAGAATCAACAAGTTATGCAGCAGCAGAATCAACAAGTTATGCAGCAGCAGAATCAACAAGTTATGCAGCAGCAGAATCAGCAGGTTATGCAACAGCAGAATCAACAGGTTATTCAACAGAATCAGTTAATTCAGCAAAATCAAACAATGAATCAGCAAAATCAAACAATGAATCAGCAAAATCAACTCAGTCAACAGCAAGGTGCTATTATTAGGCAGTCGCAGATTATCAATCAACAGACTCAACAGTTATTGGGACATGGCAATCAACCCAATCAGCAAGCATTGCTGAGTTTACCCCCAAATCACCACTTAAGTCAGTTGAGCCCGCAACAAATTCAACAGTTGCAACAGTTGAAGAGAGAACAACAGCAGTTGTTAAATCAAACTCAGAATCAATTAGGCAATTTGAATCAGCAGAATGTGGGATTAAATCAGCAGAACGTGGGTTTAAATcagcaaaatttgaatttaagtCAACATGCTGTTGTTAATACCAGCCCAAATCAGCAGTTAGCCGgtcaaaatcaacaaattattGGGCAACAACAGATACAAATAAATCAGCAACAGTTAATTCAGAATAGAGTGATTCAGCAACAGAATTTAAATCAGCAACTTAATCAAGGGCAGGCTTTTGGAGCATCAGGATTAAATCAGCACTCATTAAGTCAAAAGCAGCAGATGTTTGCTCAACAACAGCAAATGAATACAAACCAAAACCAGCAAATTCTTCAAAATCAGGGAAATATGCCGAACCAAACGCAGTTCATTAGTCAGAACCAATTTGAAGCAATTCAGCAATCAAAGTTGAACCAAGTCAGTCAAAACCAATTGGGGCAAATAAATGTGCAATCCTTAAATCAGCAATTACAGCAGCAAAATTTAGGGCAACAGCTAAATCAGCAATTGCTGCAACAGAGCCAGCAAACCAGCGTGAATCAGGGTTCCCTCGGGCAGCAAAATATAAATCAGACTTTGGGGTTGGAGCAAAATTTGGGGTTGATCAGTCAGCAACAGACGGGCCTAAACCAGCAAGGGGGTTTGGCCTTAAATCAGCCAGCGATGAACCAGATGAATCCGGGGGTCAATCAGCAGGTGATACGGGGACAATTTCCGCAACAGGTGCTTGTGAATCAAGGGCAACAAGGGGGTGGACAGAGGGCGCAGTTGAACCAACAGGTTTGGGCTCCACAGCAGCAGCAGGCGCAGCAACAGCAAGCGGGGACGCCGATTCAAGGTAAGCTGGATTTAGTGGGATTGGTGTAACgaaaaaataaccattttttcaatggTGAGATGTAAGGATTTTGTACGTGGTGAGTTGTTTATTAATGAAGGTGCTTCGGGTTTCAAATTCTTGTGGATGTTTTATTGTAGCTGGAACCGGAAagaagttgtgttttttttcttgttttagaAAGTAGAAAAGTTTCtcgagttttttttcaatttgaattttttcattttaaaaaattaaagcaaaaatctGCGCGTACTGGAACAAAAAGGGTTCCTACAAGTTGAGATATGTTTTTTGTGTATATATGACAAgaaatattagttttaaaataaattcataaaaaaccCACAAATATTCCTATTATATTCAGACAGCAtaggaattttgaatttagtttGTAAATTCCAGTGCCTATTTGCTTCAGTTATCATTTGCAAGGCACATGCAAAGGATCAACATGAAACAATACTAATAACaatcattttattattatattgtacGTTATTAAGTCTTATTCGACATGtgtgaagaagaagaagagaaTTGGGAACGTAAGCATTAACTCTTTAAATGCAATTTCCCTGCCCTCGTGAAAAATTCTACCCTAAGTGTCAGAACTTGATCCAGGCCAGCAGATAATCCGCCATCCTGTGAATGTGGCAGTACAGCAATCTGCTACCAACGCTGCCGTCGGCCCCAGAATACAGTGGCCTCCTGGACAACAACCTGGAGTACCGCAGAGGCAGTTCATCCAGCTTGGTgagacaaaaatatattacgcTTCGGGATTACTGACGTATCTTTTTACAGATGCACATACGCACAATCAGTTGCAAAAAATGCCGCCTGACCAGCAAGCCTTATTCGTGGCTAAATTGCAACAGAAACAGAGGCAGTTGCAGATGGCTAAGCAAATGCAACAGAGAGCAGGAGGCCACATATTAATCCGAGGTGGGATAGAAAGAAGCCgaaagaatatttttgaatttcttttacattttttcgtGCAGGAAACGTCCCGCAAGGTTTAACCCCGCAGCAACAAGTACAGTGGTTGCAGCAACAGGCCAAACAGCAAGGAATAGTGTTACCACCGAATATTCAACAGAATCTAACTGCAGGTAAATCTCCAATAGCTCCaggttgaattttttaataattttaattctcattcatttttttaggtAATATAACGCCCCAACAACCAGCAGCACAGTCGCCGGCTCCACAGCCGCCCCAACAGGCCCCCGGCTTGAGCCCCATTAACCCGCCAACTGCACCAGCAACCCAGCCATTTGTCGGAGGAGATCAACCTACAGCGCAGCAATTGCAGATGAGGCAGCAATATaggtttgatttttttcttatatgaGGAGTTTGTATCGAAAACTATTGGGCGAAATGAGTtgaattttatacaaatttattgttgcatttgttacatatatattatttgAGAATGTAATACACTCTCATACTTTCTTTTCGGTACAGGTTACAATTGCAACGCGAACAGGCCCAGAAAAACGCACTGGTCCAACAAGGGCCGGCATTGCCAGGCCAAACTTTAGTCAGACCAGCCTTGGTTCAGCCCCCTGTCGCGGACTCCACTACCAACCCTCAAGTCCAAGTTAATCCGAAAACTAAGACTGCGTTAGCTAATATGCTGAGCATCAAACTACAGAGTGGTGGAACTGCCGGACCTCCTGTTCGACCTGAGGGTATTCCTGAACCTTCCGCAGCGGGTACTTTAAGGTATGCTCTTCGtcattacaatttatttttaagaatgtATGTTGTCTTATGCAGAAGTTTATTCGTTACTTTGGAAGGTTAAGAATCGTTTAGAAGAATTTGTTTGAACTTGTTTAAGTCGTGGTACAAGAAAGagaaaagttatgttttttctgTCCTTACGTTCAGAGCTAATGctagatatttttgttttttggatATGTTTAGACTGATTATTGAGATGCCTCATAAAATGCGTTTTCAGTGAAAGTTTTGGATGATCTTTTGTGAGTGTGTTCTACTCACCATAATGTTAAGAAAGGTTACTTCTGTTTAGAATCTAGAGAATCGTAATTTACAAATTGTTGGCAATATGCTCAGGGTACTACTTTCCTAGAGTCAACACTCCTTTTATTCATCAAATTGAAGAGAATAAGTTTGAAATGCATACTTATTCTCTATTTAATGAGAACTCTGATCGCTTTACAGAATGATGACCGCTCAACATAACGCAGCCATCAATTCGAAACCTCAAGAAATAATCGCCCTACATCAGCGAAGGGCCATCGGCGGCCCTGGTGGGGAAATAATAAAACCTCCAACCGGAGTGCCCACGTTGCCCCTTACACCTCAAAATGAGCCTCCAAAGTTGCAATTCAATCAAAATAAGGCTCCAGTTCCAGTCCAACATCGGGTCGGTCCGTTTTACGGGCATAACCCTAATCTAAAATGTGAGTTTGAGCCTTAAACCGGATTTTACGAGTTATATTAATGTTCGGTTTTTATCTTGAATTGATAGTTTTTAATATGGCTTAAAAATTCTGGTGTTACGGTGTGTATtgtacgtaatttttttttttagtaccCCCAGATCTATTTCTTTTGGGATGTATTTTTGTTGTCGTAGAAGTTGAGCAGTATTTAGAGGAAAAGTTGCCTGGATGGCAAcagaaaattgagaaatacgGAGgtaaagttgcattttttacaaataatttgaGTTACATTTCGAgtgtgttttaatttttaggtgAAGTGGAGAAGCAATATTGCAATAAAGTGACTCATGTCTTGTGCGAAACCCAGAGACAT includes the following:
- the Ptip gene encoding PAX-interacting protein 1 isoform X1 produces the protein MSELSDKFINLEACDDIFKDIKYFITGEVHEKVEELLKSGGAERQNYFSEYVTHLIVGNNPEENDVADANDVYEIPAVTPKWIIMCAALKRRLNLEPYLFTTESKLFTGFSFCFSNIREDRNTLWGLITFNGGSVHLKLSRFCNFLITGVTNSLKYEKAYSLGAERIKIVTPDWILEAVKTRSLPDPALFHPKLINWPKPVKPPEPTTVITGFEPETLENGRKVEEKVLPDTTQALLEKLKQRMPWNQPPPTSSPSEVSSSETVGPPNVVAPSFLSKVHASQREPVFKSPVSQTPPTHSMSVPSSFVSAGTQPPSHVARSTIHHPPNNQQNHQLSQQSNVQNSPLNISRLLGQAQVNKPNSLQQLRGQLNTSQIHHQLLQQRIQQQNIIQRTSSGQVNINQQLLHRHLSQGQLINQQNIMNQQNIMNQNQGLNQMGQNHVGQIDSQNQDLVQQSQSNTPFSQSMVHTSQANQQVDANHQRNQIEHSPSRSQVMSPQHNQSPLLSPHHQQQQIQNQHLNHQQQQQMSVNQLQQQQQNQLLQQQTTQLLNQHQIQLSQHQVRANQLLNQQQNQNQLSLQQERVNQLLGQQTQNQILQGNQQLQQAHDDLQNQLLSPPQSQQQMMQQGQQNQQLIHNQMNQHVMQQNNQLMQQNQSNQDLMQQNQQVMQQQNQQVMQQQNQQVMQQQNQQVMQQQNQQVIQQNQLIQQNQTMNQQNQTMNQQNQLSQQQGAIIRQSQIINQQTQQLLGHGNQPNQQALLSLPPNHHLSQLSPQQIQQLQQLKREQQQLLNQTQNQLGNLNQQNVGLNQQNVGLNQQNLNLSQHAVVNTSPNQQLAGQNQQIIGQQQIQINQQQLIQNRVIQQQNLNQQLNQGQAFGASGLNQHSLSQKQQMFAQQQQMNTNQNQQILQNQGNMPNQTQFISQNQFEAIQQSKLNQVSQNQLGQINVQSLNQQLQQQNLGQQLNQQLLQQSQQTSVNQGSLGQQNINQTLGLEQNLGLISQQQTGLNQQGGLALNQPAMNQMNPGVNQQVIRGQFPQQVLVNQGQQGGGQRAQLNQQVWAPQQQQAQQQQAGTPIQGQQIIRHPVNVAVQQSATNAAVGPRIQWPPGQQPGVPQRQFIQLDAHTHNQLQKMPPDQQALFVAKLQQKQRQLQMAKQMQQRAGGHILIRGNVPQGLTPQQQVQWLQQQAKQQGIVLPPNIQQNLTAGNITPQQPAAQSPAPQPPQQAPGLSPINPPTAPATQPFVGGDQPTAQQLQMRQQYRLQLQREQAQKNALVQQGPALPGQTLVRPALVQPPVADSTTNPQVQVNPKTKTALANMLSIKLQSGGTAGPPVRPEGIPEPSAAGTLRMMTAQHNAAINSKPQEIIALHQRRAIGGPGGEIIKPPTGVPTLPLTPQNEPPKLQFNQNKAPVPVQHRVGPFYGHNPNLKLPPDLFLLGCIFVVVEVEQYLEEKLPGWQQKIEKYGGEVEKQYCNKVTHVLCETQRHGVVMQALRDMKRCVTIRWLSDVILRKQVLPPWTALHLPQIYLDITPASKHLISTSGFEGNLRQVVKQMVMYIGAKCTVYFSKHNTLLICSKAEGKKYNHAKKWGIPVVNVQWLTDIILGNFTAMNQMDSQAYQTYTNPPNLSFDPKLVPNMMMAWKAPINISQESYERVKRSASPVSLPKTKKQKTEHTDENENITEEVVNSNYKVLLSHFDSARSKELAKAVRELGGIVVKDHRDFTHLVVPKLARTHKLLFAIVKFCHILPEKWLEDSLRAKQFQPENGFSLPLEEFNQTYNANFEKVLQTSTRQNLLEGKSFWLTPSVIPSKKIVAELIELSGGKLERIRRSRAQIDATNLTSSLSYFIITAKEDLHLVGDLLKNKKGKQRVVCNVELIFSAILKQEFEIDPYAVSVV